The following are encoded together in the Streptomyces sp. NBC_00341 genome:
- a CDS encoding DUF475 domain-containing protein, giving the protein MLLKTFGWSFAITAIGLVAAWFYGGWEAFGVVAILTVLEISLSFDNAVINAGILKKMSAFWQKIFLTVGVLIAVFGMRLVFPVVIVAITAKLGPIEAVDLSFNDPDRYKELVTDAHPAIASFGGMFLLMIFLDFIFEDRDIQWLRWIERPLAKLGKVDMLSVCIALIVLLITSMTFAANAHQHGGGHADKAETVLLAGIAGLITYLIVGGLSGFFEDKLEEAEEREHEEEEQAKRTGKNVSAVVLSGKAAFFMFLYLEVLDASFSFDGVIGAFAITNEIVLMALGLGIGAMYVRSLTVYLVRQGTLDDYVYLEHGAHYAIGALAVILLVTIQYEINELITGLVGVVLIAWSFWSSVRRNKALEAEGGGGDGGGDGGSTSEVPAGV; this is encoded by the coding sequence GTGCTTCTGAAAACCTTCGGCTGGTCGTTCGCGATTACCGCGATCGGCCTGGTCGCAGCGTGGTTCTACGGGGGGTGGGAGGCCTTCGGAGTAGTGGCGATCCTCACCGTCCTGGAGATCTCGCTGTCCTTCGACAACGCGGTGATCAACGCCGGAATCCTGAAGAAGATGAGTGCCTTCTGGCAGAAGATCTTCCTCACGGTCGGTGTGCTCATCGCGGTCTTCGGTATGCGGCTGGTGTTCCCCGTCGTGATCGTGGCCATCACTGCCAAACTGGGTCCGATCGAGGCCGTTGATCTTTCCTTCAATGACCCGGACCGCTACAAGGAACTGGTCACGGACGCCCACCCGGCGATTGCCTCCTTCGGTGGGATGTTCCTTTTGATGATCTTCCTCGACTTCATCTTCGAGGACCGTGACATCCAGTGGCTGCGCTGGATCGAGCGCCCGCTCGCCAAGCTCGGCAAGGTCGACATGCTGTCGGTCTGCATCGCGCTGATCGTCCTGCTGATCACGTCGATGACGTTCGCGGCCAACGCGCACCAGCACGGCGGCGGCCACGCGGACAAGGCGGAGACGGTCCTGCTCGCGGGAATCGCGGGTCTGATCACCTATCTCATCGTCGGCGGGCTCTCCGGCTTCTTCGAGGACAAGCTCGAAGAGGCGGAGGAACGCGAGCACGAGGAGGAGGAACAGGCCAAGCGGACCGGCAAGAACGTCTCCGCGGTCGTACTCTCCGGCAAGGCCGCGTTCTTCATGTTCCTCTACCTGGAAGTGCTCGACGCGTCCTTCTCGTTCGACGGCGTGATCGGCGCGTTCGCCATCACCAACGAGATCGTGCTGATGGCGCTGGGCCTCGGTATCGGTGCCATGTACGTCCGTTCGCTCACGGTCTACCTGGTCCGCCAGGGCACCCTGGACGACTACGTCTACCTGGAGCACGGCGCGCACTACGCGATCGGCGCGCTGGCCGTCATCCTGCTCGTCACGATCCAGTACGAGATCAACGAGCTCATCACGGGTCTCGTCGGGGTCGTCCTGATCGCCTGGTCGTTCTGGTCGTCGGTCCGGCGCAACAAGGCGCTGGAGGCCGAAGGCGGCGGCGGAGACGGTGGCGGGGACGGTGGTTCCACGTCCGAAGTGCCCGCCGGGGTGTGA
- a CDS encoding TerD family protein, protein MGVTLAKGGNVSLSKAAPDLTQVLIGLGWDARSTTGADFDLDASALLCQSGRVLGDEWFVFYNNLTSPDGSVEHTGDNLTGEGEGDDESVIVNLTQVPAHCDKIVFPVSIHEADSRGQTFGQISNAFIRVVNQADGQELARYDLSEDASTETAMIFGELYRYGGEWKFRAVGQGYASGLRGIALDFGVNVS, encoded by the coding sequence ATGGGCGTCACACTCGCCAAGGGAGGCAATGTCTCCCTCTCCAAGGCCGCACCCGATCTCACCCAGGTACTCATCGGGCTCGGCTGGGACGCACGATCCACCACCGGGGCCGATTTCGACCTCGACGCCAGCGCGCTGCTGTGCCAGTCGGGCCGGGTGCTCGGTGACGAGTGGTTCGTGTTCTACAACAACCTCACGAGCCCCGACGGCTCCGTGGAACACACCGGTGACAACCTCACGGGTGAGGGCGAGGGCGACGACGAGTCCGTCATCGTCAACCTCACCCAGGTGCCGGCCCATTGCGACAAGATCGTCTTCCCGGTCTCGATCCATGAGGCCGACAGCCGCGGCCAGACCTTCGGGCAGATCAGCAACGCGTTCATCAGGGTGGTGAACCAGGCCGACGGTCAGGAACTCGCGCGTTACGACCTGAGCGAGGACGCCTCGACGGAGACCGCGATGATCTTCGGTGAGCTCTACCGCTATGGCGGCGAGTGGAAGTTCCGTGCGGTGGGGCAGGGGTACGCGTCGGGACTGCGGGGCATCGCTCTAGACTTCGGGGTCAACGTTTCGTAA